A window of Fictibacillus halophilus contains these coding sequences:
- a CDS encoding YaiI/YqxD family protein — translation MEKLIGNVFVDADACPVVIKEEIFKFSRMFDFEPIFVTSYAHASSTDQPGHWILVDASPEEVDLYIHNHSKKNDLVVTQDHALASLLLSKGVYVITPRGKQFQENEMEQVLHERYMSAKARRSGKHSKGPAKFKKEDTERFCTVFCEILSNVEGK, via the coding sequence ATGGAAAAATTAATTGGTAATGTATTCGTAGATGCAGATGCTTGTCCTGTAGTGATAAAGGAAGAAATCTTTAAGTTCTCCAGGATGTTTGATTTTGAGCCCATATTTGTCACATCTTATGCTCACGCAAGCAGCACTGACCAGCCTGGGCACTGGATTTTGGTAGATGCAAGTCCTGAAGAAGTTGATCTTTATATACATAATCATTCGAAGAAAAATGATCTTGTTGTAACTCAAGATCATGCCCTCGCAAGTCTTCTTCTTTCAAAAGGGGTTTACGTTATCACCCCAAGGGGGAAACAGTTTCAAGAGAATGAAATGGAGCAAGTTCTTCATGAACGCTACATGTCTGCAAAAGCTAGACGTTCTGGCAAGCATTCAAAAGGACCTGCAAAATTTAAAAAAGAGGACACAGAAAGATTCTGCACAGTTTTTTGCGAAATCCTGTCGAATGTTGAAGGAAAATAA
- a CDS encoding diacylglycerol kinase family protein — MIDWKKLFSSFGFAFKGIIATFKSEQNFKIHTFMSVIVIIIAIALDFSKERFVLLFIVIGVVLALELINTAIESTVDLITENKHPLAKKAKDAAAGAVLVFSIFAVIIGILLFIEPLIDSMKLFLLRR; from the coding sequence ATGATCGATTGGAAAAAGTTGTTCTCAAGTTTTGGCTTTGCTTTTAAAGGAATAATTGCAACTTTTAAATCGGAACAAAATTTTAAAATCCACACCTTTATGAGTGTAATCGTGATTATTATCGCGATTGCACTTGATTTTTCTAAAGAAAGATTTGTCCTATTATTCATTGTAATCGGAGTCGTATTAGCACTTGAACTTATAAACACTGCAATCGAGAGTACGGTGGATCTTATAACAGAGAATAAACACCCACTCGCAAAGAAGGCAAAAGATGCTGCTGCAGGTGCAGTTTTGGTTTTTTCAATATTTGCTGTTATAATCGGTATACTGCTATTTATTGAACCGCTGATAGATAGTATGAAGCTATTTTTGTTAAGAAGGTGA
- a CDS encoding YqzL family protein produces MKEFTWKVFCETGSIDTYLLYKELDHEITALSAVIPYEESLEEPPFH; encoded by the coding sequence ATGAAAGAATTTACTTGGAAAGTATTCTGTGAAACGGGCAGTATTGATACCTATTTGTTATACAAAGAGCTAGACCATGAAATAACAGCACTATCAGCAGTTATTCCTTATGAAGAGTCTCTTGAGGAACCTCCATTTCATTAA
- the recO gene encoding DNA repair protein RecO, with amino-acid sequence MLYKVEGIVIKTVPYGESNTIITLYTKEFGKVGVMARGAKKPKSRFTSITQLFTYGIFVFQKGRGLGTLQQGEALSSFRKIREDLVKTAYAAYLAELLDRNTSEGDLKPDLYGWIKQSLEYINHGIDPEVITFLFEMKIMKISGIVPELSKCVSCHSTEGDFSFSIREGGFLCERCSYKDPYRMQISRGSVKLLHMFYHLDLARLGNVSLKKETKRELRMLFDAYMDEYSGVFLKSKKFLKQLDDLS; translated from the coding sequence TTGCTTTATAAAGTGGAAGGAATCGTCATTAAAACCGTTCCGTATGGTGAATCCAATACGATCATCACTTTGTATACAAAAGAATTTGGGAAAGTAGGCGTAATGGCAAGGGGAGCCAAAAAACCCAAAAGCCGCTTTACTTCCATTACGCAACTTTTTACATACGGAATTTTTGTTTTTCAAAAAGGTAGAGGGCTTGGAACTTTACAACAAGGTGAAGCGTTATCCTCTTTTAGAAAAATAAGAGAAGATCTGGTTAAGACAGCTTATGCTGCTTATTTAGCAGAACTATTAGATAGAAATACTTCTGAGGGTGATCTTAAACCGGACCTTTACGGATGGATCAAACAATCTTTAGAATATATCAATCATGGTATAGATCCCGAGGTTATAACCTTTTTATTCGAAATGAAAATTATGAAAATATCCGGAATCGTACCTGAACTAAGTAAATGTGTTTCATGTCACTCAACGGAAGGCGATTTTTCTTTCTCGATTAGAGAGGGAGGTTTCCTCTGCGAAAGGTGTTCATACAAAGATCCTTACAGGATGCAGATTTCAAGAGGTTCAGTAAAGCTGCTCCATATGTTCTATCACCTAGATCTTGCTAGGCTCGGAAACGTTTCTTTAAAAAAAGAAACGAAAAGGGAGCTTCGAATGTTATTTGACGCCTACATGGACGAATATTCAGGAGTATTTCTTAAATCCAAGAAATTTCTGAAACAATTAGATGATTTATCGTGA
- the ybeY gene encoding rRNA maturation RNase YbeY yields the protein MMLHVEYLNEIDENSSEFQELLSKVLEKAAEMEKTGQAEVSVTIVTKERIQEINKEYRQKDSVTDVISFAMEEMGEDETEIIGGEETRFLGDIIICLDVAKEQAAEYGHSLDREMGFLAVHGFLHLLGYDHMNDEDEKRMFGRQEEILEQYGLKR from the coding sequence ATGATGCTACATGTAGAGTATTTGAACGAAATCGATGAAAACAGCTCTGAATTTCAAGAGCTATTAAGCAAAGTTCTTGAAAAAGCAGCAGAGATGGAGAAAACAGGTCAAGCGGAAGTATCTGTAACGATCGTGACAAAAGAGCGAATTCAGGAAATAAACAAAGAATACAGACAAAAAGATAGTGTGACGGATGTTATTTCTTTTGCTATGGAAGAAATGGGTGAAGATGAGACAGAGATCATCGGTGGAGAAGAGACAAGGTTCTTAGGGGATATAATCATCTGTCTTGATGTTGCCAAGGAGCAAGCAGCAGAATACGGACACTCTCTAGACAGAGAGATGGGTTTTCTTGCGGTTCACGGCTTCTTGCATTTGTTAGGTTATGATCATATGAACGATGAAGATGAAAAAAGAATGTTTGGCAGACAAGAAGAGATTCTGGAGCAATATGGTCTGAAAAGATGA
- a CDS encoding cytidine deaminase, with protein sequence MNKEQLMDQAKIAREKAYVPYSKFQVGAALLTADGKVYNGANIENAAYSLTCCAERTALFKAYTEGDTKFSAIAVVADTKRPVPPCGACRQVISELCPPEMPVYLTNLKGDVQEILVKDLLPGAFSPEDLND encoded by the coding sequence ATGAATAAAGAACAATTGATGGATCAAGCGAAAATCGCACGTGAAAAGGCTTACGTACCTTACTCGAAGTTTCAAGTAGGTGCAGCTCTTCTTACGGCTGATGGTAAAGTATATAACGGAGCGAATATTGAGAACGCTGCGTACAGTTTAACGTGCTGTGCTGAACGTACCGCGTTATTTAAAGCGTATACAGAAGGTGACACGAAGTTCAGTGCAATTGCAGTTGTAGCAGATACGAAGCGTCCTGTACCTCCTTGTGGGGCATGCCGACAAGTTATCTCTGAATTATGTCCGCCAGAAATGCCTGTTTATCTAACGAACCTTAAAGGTGATGTACAGGAGATCTTAGTAAAAGATTTATTGCCTGGAGCATTTTCACCGGAGGATCTAAATGACTAA
- a CDS encoding pyruvate, water dikinase regulatory protein has translation MTGRPIVYVVSDSVGETAELVVKAAASQFNSNGIEIKRVPYVEDKETIDEVISLAKDHNGIIAFTLVVPEISEYVAKQAALYNIPTVDIMGPIMNQLQSRLNQVPRYEPGVVHKLDDDYFRKVEAIEFAVKYDDGRDPRGILKADVVLIGVSRTSKTPLSQYLAHKRLKVANVPIVPEVEPPEELFKVSPNKCFGLKITPEKLNDIRRERLKALGLNSEANYANMERIKHELVYFNKIVDQIGCRVVEVSNKAVEESANVIYNLFQGKSYK, from the coding sequence ATGACAGGACGTCCTATCGTATATGTCGTATCCGATTCAGTCGGAGAAACGGCAGAGTTGGTTGTTAAAGCGGCGGCGAGCCAATTTAATTCAAACGGAATAGAGATTAAGAGAGTTCCCTATGTGGAAGATAAAGAGACGATTGATGAAGTCATCTCATTAGCGAAGGATCACAACGGGATCATTGCGTTTACACTTGTCGTGCCTGAAATAAGCGAGTACGTTGCTAAGCAGGCTGCGTTGTACAACATCCCTACAGTTGACATCATGGGTCCGATTATGAATCAGCTGCAATCTCGGCTGAATCAAGTTCCGAGATATGAACCCGGAGTCGTGCATAAACTTGATGATGATTACTTTCGAAAAGTAGAAGCTATTGAGTTTGCCGTTAAATATGACGATGGCAGAGATCCTAGAGGAATATTGAAAGCAGATGTTGTTTTAATCGGTGTTTCAAGAACTTCAAAAACACCACTTTCACAATACTTAGCACATAAACGTTTAAAGGTCGCGAATGTACCTATTGTTCCAGAAGTAGAACCACCAGAAGAATTGTTTAAAGTTTCACCTAACAAATGCTTCGGTCTTAAGATAACGCCTGAGAAATTAAACGATATACGTAGAGAACGTTTAAAAGCGCTTGGTTTAAACTCTGAAGCGAACTACGCAAACATGGAAAGAATCAAGCACGAGCTTGTCTACTTTAACAAAATCGTTGATCAGATTGGATGCAGAGTGGTTGAGGTCTCAAATAAGGCTGTCGAAGAATCAGCAAATGTGATCTACAATTTGTTCCAAGGTAAGTCTTATAAATAA
- a CDS encoding helix-turn-helix transcriptional regulator, whose amino-acid sequence MRISITHWMRQKVVYTIELNKRQQKIIEIVKDNGPITGEQIADQLDLTRATLRPDLAILTMAGYLDARPRVGYFYTGKTGSQLLTEKIKKIKVAEFTSMPVVVQDSATVYEAICTMFLEDVGTLFIINKNGHLAGVASRKDLLRASMGKQEINSIPINIIMTRMPNITYCFKEDFLLDIAHILIRKQIDCLPVVKRSEDESGFDVVGRITKTNITKAFVELAHDELL is encoded by the coding sequence ATGAGAATAAGTATAACACATTGGATGCGGCAAAAGGTGGTGTACACGATCGAACTTAATAAGAGGCAGCAAAAAATCATTGAAATTGTTAAAGATAACGGACCTATTACAGGAGAACAAATCGCAGATCAACTAGATCTCACAAGAGCAACACTCAGACCTGATCTTGCTATTCTAACGATGGCAGGTTATTTAGATGCAAGGCCAAGAGTCGGTTATTTTTATACGGGGAAGACAGGTTCTCAGCTCCTAACGGAAAAAATAAAGAAGATTAAAGTTGCTGAATTCACATCGATGCCTGTTGTCGTACAAGATTCTGCGACGGTTTATGAAGCTATCTGTACGATGTTTTTGGAGGATGTTGGAACTTTATTTATCATTAATAAGAACGGACATCTTGCTGGCGTAGCTTCACGAAAAGACTTATTAAGAGCAAGTATGGGAAAACAAGAGATTAACAGTATCCCGATCAACATTATTATGACAAGAATGCCTAATATCACATATTGCTTTAAAGAGGATTTTCTACTAGATATCGCACACATTCTGATCCGGAAACAAATCGATTGTCTTCCGGTAGTTAAACGCTCAGAGGATGAGAGTGGCTTTGATGTGGTTGGAAGGATTACGAAGACGAATATTACAAAAGCTTTTGTAGAACTAGCACATGACGAATTACTATAA
- the era gene encoding GTPase Era, translating to MTKEGYKSGFVTIIGRPNVGKSTLLNKVIGQKIAIMSDKPQTTRNKIQAVYTTEESQVIFIDTPGIHKPKHKLGDFMTRTAQQTLNEVDLILFVINAEEGYGRGDQFIIDRLQNVKNPVFLVINKIDKVHPDQLLPLIDMYRNKLDVAEVVPISALNGNNVDTLLEQIVSYMEEGPQFYPEDQVTDHPERFITAELIREKVLHLTREEIPHSVAVVIEEMKEREEKNVVFVNATIIVERSSQKGIIIGKQGKMLKEIGKRARADIETLLGSRVFLELYVKVQNDWRNRQKQLTEFGFNEDEY from the coding sequence ATGACTAAAGAAGGCTATAAATCTGGTTTTGTTACGATTATCGGGAGACCTAATGTAGGTAAATCCACACTCTTAAACAAAGTGATCGGACAGAAAATCGCCATAATGAGTGACAAGCCTCAAACAACAAGAAATAAGATTCAAGCGGTTTATACAACAGAAGAATCTCAAGTCATCTTTATTGATACACCAGGTATTCATAAACCGAAGCACAAGCTAGGCGATTTTATGACAAGAACGGCACAGCAAACGTTAAATGAAGTCGACCTTATCCTGTTCGTTATAAATGCAGAAGAAGGGTATGGCCGTGGTGATCAGTTCATTATCGACAGACTTCAAAATGTGAAGAATCCTGTTTTTCTAGTTATCAATAAAATCGATAAAGTACATCCTGATCAATTGTTGCCGCTTATTGATATGTATAGAAATAAATTAGACGTTGCTGAAGTTGTGCCGATCTCTGCACTTAACGGAAACAATGTGGACACACTTCTAGAACAGATCGTTTCCTACATGGAAGAGGGGCCGCAATTTTACCCTGAAGACCAAGTAACTGATCATCCGGAGCGTTTTATAACGGCAGAATTAATCCGCGAGAAAGTTCTACACCTTACTCGTGAAGAAATTCCTCATTCCGTTGCAGTAGTGATTGAAGAGATGAAAGAACGAGAAGAAAAGAACGTCGTGTTTGTGAACGCAACAATCATCGTAGAACGATCGTCTCAAAAAGGAATCATTATCGGGAAACAAGGAAAGATGCTAAAAGAGATCGGTAAAAGAGCAAGAGCAGACATCGAAACGCTCTTAGGATCGCGTGTCTTCTTAGAATTGTACGTAAAAGTACAAAACGACTGGAGAAACCGCCAAAAGCAGCTAACCGAGTTCGGTTTTAACGAGGATGAGTATTAA
- the dnaG gene encoding DNA primase, which translates to MERIPEDLIEKVRSSSDIVDVISDYVPLKKQGRNYFGLCPFHGEKSPSFSVSPEKQIYHCFGCGAGGNVFSFLMNIEGYSFIEAVTQLGKKSDIELPQIHQQNFSEKSSDEKKAMTEIHELLAKLYHHCLLHTKQGRPALEYLEKRGFTRESIERFQIGFAPDSWETASQFLQKRGMDLHIAEKVGLIGKRQSDGKPYDRFRNRVMFPIWDRTGAVVAFGGRVLDGKDEPKYLNSPESKIFQKGRTLYGLNLARAEMRQKQHAVIFEGYVDTIAAYRAGVTNGVASLGTSLTEDHAAILKRNVQSVTICYDSDRAGVEAAFRASEILTKQGCTVKISQMPDGMDPDDYISQFGNDSFLKDIIGASLTVMAFKIQYYRRGKNLRDEGERMIYIEEIIQEIARLPKAVERDHYLRQIASEFNLSLDALKQQQTQTFKQLQRSKDNGPKKRDNNFRIQTLLQKSLLPRNLNAERIVLAHMLKSEEAAFLIQEKLDSGFNVEEHNAIAAYLYAFYEEGNKPNVGLFMQRIDDDKLRKLASELAMLTISEELNEIELADYIRIISSYPLLREIQEKEKQQEDAIRRNEIKLAAQIAQEIMRMKRSLK; encoded by the coding sequence ATGGAACGTATACCTGAGGATTTAATAGAGAAGGTCAGGTCATCAAGCGATATAGTTGACGTGATCAGCGATTATGTACCTCTTAAGAAACAAGGCAGAAATTATTTTGGTCTATGTCCTTTTCACGGGGAAAAATCGCCATCCTTTTCTGTCTCACCTGAAAAACAGATTTACCATTGTTTCGGTTGTGGAGCAGGAGGCAATGTTTTTTCTTTTTTGATGAACATTGAAGGATACTCTTTTATTGAAGCTGTTACGCAGCTTGGGAAGAAAAGTGACATCGAACTTCCTCAAATTCATCAGCAAAACTTCTCCGAAAAAAGCTCTGACGAGAAAAAAGCGATGACTGAGATTCATGAGTTGTTGGCTAAATTGTATCATCACTGCTTACTTCACACAAAACAAGGAAGGCCAGCATTAGAGTATTTGGAGAAAAGGGGATTCACAAGAGAATCCATAGAGCGGTTCCAAATTGGTTTTGCCCCAGATTCTTGGGAGACCGCATCACAATTTCTCCAAAAGCGAGGAATGGATTTACACATCGCTGAAAAAGTTGGGTTGATTGGAAAGAGACAATCTGATGGAAAACCGTATGATCGATTTAGAAATCGAGTCATGTTTCCGATTTGGGATCGTACGGGTGCGGTTGTAGCTTTTGGCGGCCGGGTTTTAGACGGAAAGGACGAGCCGAAGTATCTTAACAGTCCAGAGTCGAAGATCTTCCAAAAAGGAAGAACTCTTTATGGATTAAACCTTGCACGTGCTGAGATGAGGCAGAAACAACATGCTGTCATCTTTGAGGGTTATGTTGATACAATTGCTGCCTATAGAGCAGGAGTTACAAATGGTGTTGCTTCATTAGGTACTTCGTTAACGGAGGATCATGCAGCCATTCTGAAACGAAATGTTCAATCTGTCACAATCTGCTATGACTCTGACCGAGCAGGTGTTGAAGCTGCGTTTCGAGCTTCAGAAATTTTAACAAAACAAGGCTGTACCGTGAAAATTTCACAGATGCCTGACGGAATGGACCCCGATGACTATATTTCGCAATTTGGAAACGATTCGTTTTTAAAAGATATAATAGGGGCTAGCCTAACTGTGATGGCATTTAAAATACAATATTACAGACGCGGTAAAAACCTTCGAGATGAAGGAGAACGGATGATCTATATCGAAGAGATTATCCAAGAAATTGCTCGTCTGCCAAAAGCGGTTGAACGAGATCATTATCTCCGACAGATCGCTTCTGAATTTAATCTGTCATTAGATGCTCTTAAACAACAGCAGACACAGACTTTCAAGCAACTGCAAAGGTCTAAGGATAACGGCCCTAAAAAGCGGGATAATAATTTTAGAATACAAACACTTTTGCAAAAGTCATTGTTGCCGAGAAATCTGAATGCTGAACGTATTGTTCTTGCTCATATGTTAAAAAGTGAGGAAGCCGCTTTCTTAATTCAAGAAAAGTTGGATTCAGGCTTTAATGTTGAAGAACATAATGCGATTGCTGCATACTTATATGCCTTTTATGAAGAAGGAAATAAACCCAATGTAGGGTTGTTCATGCAGCGTATCGATGATGACAAATTAAGAAAGTTAGCTTCAGAATTGGCGATGCTTACAATCAGTGAAGAGCTGAATGAAATAGAGCTCGCAGATTATATTCGTATTATTTCTAGCTATCCTTTATTGCGAGAGATACAAGAAAAAGAAAAGCAGCAAGAAGACGCAATAAGAAGGAATGAAATAAAACTGGCAGCCCAAATTGCCCAAGAAATTATGAGAATGAAAAGATCTCTTAAATAA